TTGCGCGTGGGCGATAGCTTGTCTGAAGGCGGCGACATCAAGTTTGCCGGTATCCCGAACTTTGCTCCGGAAATCTTGCGGCGGGCCCGCACGACCGATCCGATGAAAGCCAAGCATTTGCGCAAGGCGCTGGAAGGCCTCGCCGAAGAGGGCGTCACGCAATTGTTCAAGCCGAGCATCGGATCAGACATGATTGTCGGCGCGGTCGGGGCGTTGCAGATTGATGTGATGGCCGAGCGCATGGTCAATGAATACGGCCTTGATGTCGTGTTCGAAGAAGCCCCTTATAATGTCGCCCGCTGGATCCATTGCGAAGATGACACTGTGCTGTCGGCGTTTCTCGACAAGAACAAGGCGGCCTCCGGCACCGATCTGGATGACGCGCCGGTCTATCTGGCCAAGAATGCCTGGGATGTCGGCTACGCGCAGGAGAAGAACCCGGAAATCCGATTTACCGCGACCAAGGAACGGGCGGTCTAGGCGGCGTCTTTTCGGACCCGACTGCAGGATGAATGACTGCGCCTCAAAAGGGACGGGTTCTTAACCCAGAAATTTGTGATACCTTCTTCACGTGATCGGGGAGATTATCACGCCATGTTCCGTTTTCTGTCTTTGTTGCTGATCCTTGTCGGCCTCGGTGCGCTTGCGTTTGGTGGGTACCAATATTTGCAACCCGAGCCGGATCGAAAGTCTGTGGCCGCATCGCCATCAGGCAGCATCGGGTTCGATTCCGGCCCGGAATCGGAATCTGGCGCGCTGGATGGCTTCGGCATGCCGGACCTGCCATCAGACGCCACGAGCAGCGATGACGAATTCTTCGGTGTGGCGTCGGTCGGTGGCGACGTCATGAATGCCCTGAGAACCGTTCCTATCGCGCATGAAACCCCTTCAAGCGCTCAGTTCGGCCGCGAGTTTACCGTTACGCTCGCTGTCGATGCCACCGGGGATGACACGGCCGCAGATGCGCTTTCCGGACGAGGCAATGTGGTCGAAGGCGAGGCGCAAATCTCGTCCTCGATGACGGCGCTGGTGTCGGGCGACACATTCGAAGTGCGCGCCATCACACCGGAGACCCAGCTGATTTCACCCGTGACCGAAAATGTCTGGCGCTGGAAAGTCACACCGACCGCAGTCGGCAGCCAGGAACTTGTTGTCGAGCTTTTCGCCAATCTGGACGGTCAGGCGCTGCCGCTCAGAACCTTTCGGGACGAGATCGAGGTCGACGTCTCGCGCGTGGGGCAGGCCATTGCGATCGCGAAATCTGTCAGCCCGATCACGGTGGTGGCCGGTGGCATCGGTTCACTGCTTGCCGGACTGTTCGGGTTCATCGGATTCTTCCGACGCCGCTAATCGACCGCCTGTGACAGGTGTGACCTAGGCAAACGCGGATTTGTCTGAAACATAGTTCATTGCATTTATAACTTATTCGACTGGAGAGCTTTTATGCGCCTGAACCGCCTGTTTGCTGGAACCGCGATTGCCTTCGCGCTTGCTTTGTCTGCCTGCGGAGGCGGCGGATCGGTTGAAGAGGAAACGCTGAACCTGCGCCGCGGCATCTCGGCGAAAGTCGACACACTCGACCCACATCGGTCTTCGGCGGCCTGGGAGAACATCATCATTGGCGACATGTTCCACGGCCTGATGCAGCACGCGCCGGATGGCGAAGTGATTCCGGCCATGGCGGACAGCTGGGAAACCAGCGAGGATGGCCTGGTCTGGACGTTCACTCTGCGCGATACGACCTGGTCAGACGGTGTGCCGGTCACGGCCAACGACTTTGTCTATGCGCTGCGTCGCATTCAGGATCCGGCGATCGCCTCGCAATATTCGTCCTTGCTCTACATCATCAAGAACGCGCAGCCTTTGAATGAAGGCCGCATTGCGCCGGAAGAGCTGGGCGTTCGGGCGATTGACGACAAGACCCTGGAAATCACGCTGGAAGAGCCAGCGCCGTACTTCCTGGGGCTGCTGACCCACTACACGACCTTCCCAGTCCCACAGCATATTGTCGAGCTGCACGGCGAGTCCTGGATCCAGCCTGAGAATATCGAGGTGAATGGCCCATACAAACTGGTCTATTGGGTCACCGGCGACCAGATCGTGGCGAACAAGAATCCGCTTTTCTACGAAGCCGACACGCTGTGCTTCGACCGCGTCAGCTATTTCGAACTTGAAGACCTTGCGGGCGTGGAGCGCCGGATCGAAGCGGGCGATCTCGATATCAACAATGATTTTGATGGCGGCCGCAAAGCCGAGCTCGATCGTCGATTCCCGGGCTGGGCCCGCACCACGCCAGGGCTGCTGACAACCTATTGGAGCTTCAATTCTAGCGAGCCGCCCTTTGACGATGTGCGCGTGCGCAAAGCCCTGTCCATGGCGATTGACCGCGAATTTCTGGTCGAGAGCGTTCTGACCCCCGGCTTCATCCCGGCCTATAATTTTGTCCCGCCTGGCATTGCCAATTACGAGACGGACCGACCGGAAGTCGAATGGGCTTCGATGGATCGCGAAGCGCGGCTGGCGGAAGCGCGCAGCCTGCTCGAGGACGCCGGGTATGGTCCCGACAATCCGTTGCGGTTTGAGTACAAGCACCGCTCCACTGGCGATAACCCAAAGGCAGCGCCGGTCGCCCAGGCCAACTGGAATGACATTGCCCCCTGGGTGGATGCCCAGATCCTGCGTCAGGATACGAAAGTGCTCTATGCGGACCTCCGCCAGAGCAATTTCGAAGTCGCCGATGGCGGTTGGCTCGCCGACTATAATGATCCGCTGAACTATCTCTATCTTCTGGATACCGATGCCGGTCAGCAGAATTATGGCAATTATTCCAACCCGGAATATGACAATCTGCTCGAGCTCGCGAGCCAGGAACGCGATCTCGTCAAACGCGCCGAGATCTTTGCGCAAGCCGAGGACATCATGCTGAACGACTATCCGGTCACGCCCATGTGGTTCCAGGTGACCAAGAACCTCGTCAATCCAGACCTTGAGGGTTGGGCTGAAAATGCCGAAGATAATCACCGGTCTCGCTGGCTCTGCCCGAAACCTGAGGTAGTTGAAGCGACAGAATAGGGACAGACTCGGGGGAGGATCATGTCCGTAGAACTGGAAATAGGGGGAGCCGCGTCCGCGGGCGGGCTCTCGACCCGTCAATCGTCCGACCTGAGCGGCGAACCCTGTCGAAATTGCGGGACAATGGTCGAAAGCCGGTATTGTCCGAATTGCGGACAGCTCGCGGCGAGTTTCCATCGCCCGATCTGGACCCTGATCGGAGAGACGATCTCGGACTTCTTCACGCTGGATGGCCGGATCGCACGGACTTTGCCCGTGCTTATGCTCCGGCCTGGTCGGCTCACCCGCAATTATGTCGATGGACAGCGGGCGCGATACGTGCCGCCGTTTCGGCTGTTCCTTCTTGCCAGCCTGATCTTCTATCTGGCGCTGTTCTCGGTGATCGGGAATGGCGACTGGATGGGGGATGTCGAGTTTGAGGATCCGACCAGCGGAGAGATGTCGACGCTGGATGAGTCGCAGATCCTGCAACAACTGTCCGACGAAAATGGTGAACTCGACCCGGAGGCGTTGCGGACCTTTATCGAGGAACAGACTGAATCGTCGCTTTCAGCTGACGAAGCGGATTTTGTCCTGACCGCAGGGCGAGTGATCGAGGATCGACGCCTGTTCTTCGCTGAACTGGAACAATGGGGGCCGCGGCTGAGCTTCCTGCTCGTGCCGATTACCATTCTGTCGCTGGCCTTCCTGCATTTCTGGCGGCGCAGGATCTTTATCTATCATCATGCCGTGCATGCCCTGCACCTGCACACCTGGATGTATCTGAGCGGGGCGCTGTTGATCTTTGCGATCCCCAACATCGGCGGTACCGCCGGAACGCTCTTTGGTATCGCCTTCTTGATCTATGTCTGGCGCAGCCTGAAAGTGGTGGGGGAAACCGGATACTTCATGTCCTTCCTGCGTTTCTTCATCCTGTTATTCATCTGGACGTCGTCTGTGGCGTCGATTGTTCTGGCCGCGATCATCGTCAGCGGCTTGAACGCAGCAAGCCCGGCTTGACGCGATGCGCAATCGCCCGGTGCCTCATATTGCCGAGGATCAGCAGAGATTCGTGCGCGCGCTCGTCATCCATGAAGATGAGCATCTGCTGGCCTTCAACAAGCCTTCCGGCCTTGCTGTTCAGACCCGTGGCAATCGCGGAACATCGCTGGATCATTTGCTGTGGACCTTCGCCCGGTCGAACGGCAAACGCCCGCAACTGGTCCATCGGATTGATGCGGGAACGTCAGGCCTGATCCTGGCGGGCAAGACGAAGCCTGCGATCACGGCCCTGTCCAGGGAGTTCGTTGAAAGACGCGTGAAGAAACGGTATCTCGCCCTGGTCAGCGGCATGTTGCCTGAGACAGAACAGGGCGTCTGCAAGATCGCGCTTTTGAAGCAGGGGCGCCGGGTCGTACCCGGAAGCGTTGAGGCTGGCGCAGATGCGGCGCGAACAAGCTGGACGGTGCTGTCGCGCAATGACTCCGTTGCGTTGATGGAGGCGCGCCCCGAGACCGGCCGGATGCACCAGATCCGGGCGCATTTTGCAGCGATGGGATGCCCGATCCTTGGGGACCCGATTTATGGCGTGGACGCAGGTGACGCCGAGCGTCTGATGCTACACGCGGCCGGACTTGCGATTGCCTTGCCCGACAAAAAGAAACTGGCGCTCGAGGCGCCAGTTCCGGAAGCGTTTGAGTTGAAGCGCAAAGCGCTCGGGCTTTAGCCTGCGCCGAGGCTGACCGACATGGGCGCGCCCGGCCCGAGGTCCAGACCAAGGTACGTCCAGGCCACGACCAGCAGGATCCCGGTAATCAGCATCCAGACCGAGTAGGGCAACATGGTTGCCGTCAAGCTGCCGAGGCCAAAGTCTTTCACCCAGCGCCGGGCAAAGACCAGGATGAGCGGGAAATAGACCATGAGCGGCGTGATGATATTCGTCGCACTATCGCCAACTCGATAGACGGCGGTCGCACCATCGGGTGAGACCCCGAGCAACATCAGCATCGGTACCATGACCGGTGCGAGCAAGGCCCACTTGGCGGAGGCGGAGCCGACAAACAGGTTGATGACGGCCGAAAACAGAACGATCAGCCCAAGCAGGATTGGCAGCGGTAATCCTGAGCTTTCAATCGCCGCCGCCCCGTGCACGGCGCTGATCAGACCGAGATTTGACCAGCCAAACATCGCGACGAAGTGTGCAGCGGCGAAGGAGAGGACGAGATAGTAGCCCATATCCTTCATCGCTTCCGACATCATATTGACCAGGTCACGATGGTTTTTGATGGTGCCCGCAGCGGCGCCATAAGCCCAGCCAGCGGCCAGGAACAGGACCAGGAAGCCACCCACCAGAGACTGGAACAGCGGCGCGGCGCGCTGATACCACTCCATGCCCTCTGTGCCTTCGCCATCCAGC
This DNA window, taken from Hyphomonas sp. Mor2, encodes the following:
- a CDS encoding RluA family pseudouridine synthase; this encodes MRNRPVPHIAEDQQRFVRALVIHEDEHLLAFNKPSGLAVQTRGNRGTSLDHLLWTFARSNGKRPQLVHRIDAGTSGLILAGKTKPAITALSREFVERRVKKRYLALVSGMLPETEQGVCKIALLKQGRRVVPGSVEAGADAARTSWTVLSRNDSVALMEARPETGRMHQIRAHFAAMGCPILGDPIYGVDAGDAERLMLHAAGLAIALPDKKKLALEAPVPEAFELKRKALGL
- a CDS encoding peptide ABC transporter substrate-binding protein, with protein sequence MRLNRLFAGTAIAFALALSACGGGGSVEEETLNLRRGISAKVDTLDPHRSSAAWENIIIGDMFHGLMQHAPDGEVIPAMADSWETSEDGLVWTFTLRDTTWSDGVPVTANDFVYALRRIQDPAIASQYSSLLYIIKNAQPLNEGRIAPEELGVRAIDDKTLEITLEEPAPYFLGLLTHYTTFPVPQHIVELHGESWIQPENIEVNGPYKLVYWVTGDQIVANKNPLFYEADTLCFDRVSYFELEDLAGVERRIEAGDLDINNDFDGGRKAELDRRFPGWARTTPGLLTTYWSFNSSEPPFDDVRVRKALSMAIDREFLVESVLTPGFIPAYNFVPPGIANYETDRPEVEWASMDREARLAEARSLLEDAGYGPDNPLRFEYKHRSTGDNPKAAPVAQANWNDIAPWVDAQILRQDTKVLYADLRQSNFEVADGGWLADYNDPLNYLYLLDTDAGQQNYGNYSNPEYDNLLELASQERDLVKRAEIFAQAEDIMLNDYPVTPMWFQVTKNLVNPDLEGWAENAEDNHRSRWLCPKPEVVEATE
- a CDS encoding DUF3667 domain-containing protein → MSVELEIGGAASAGGLSTRQSSDLSGEPCRNCGTMVESRYCPNCGQLAASFHRPIWTLIGETISDFFTLDGRIARTLPVLMLRPGRLTRNYVDGQRARYVPPFRLFLLASLIFYLALFSVIGNGDWMGDVEFEDPTSGEMSTLDESQILQQLSDENGELDPEALRTFIEEQTESSLSADEADFVLTAGRVIEDRRLFFAELEQWGPRLSFLLVPITILSLAFLHFWRRRIFIYHHAVHALHLHTWMYLSGALLIFAIPNIGGTAGTLFGIAFLIYVWRSLKVVGETGYFMSFLRFFILLFIWTSSVASIVLAAIIVSGLNAASPA